From Flavobacterium sp. 102, a single genomic window includes:
- the rsmD gene encoding 16S rRNA (guanine(966)-N(2))-methyltransferase RsmD, with protein sequence MRIISGQYKGRRIAPPKNLPVRPTTDMSKEALFNVLNNHFNFSELKILELFAGTGSISYEFASRGCSPILCVDGDMGCVNFIKKTAKEFDFDITAIKSDVFKFLEKHKGNYDIIFADPPYGMSQSAFEQIIELIFENELMDEEGMLVVEHSKYTKLDHMANYSFQKNYGGSVFTFFEFEGDDEESEDIEDED encoded by the coding sequence ATGAGAATCATCTCGGGCCAATACAAAGGCCGAAGAATAGCACCACCTAAAAACCTTCCGGTTCGTCCAACAACTGATATGAGCAAGGAAGCTTTATTTAATGTGCTAAACAACCATTTTAACTTTTCGGAACTGAAAATTTTGGAGCTTTTTGCCGGCACCGGAAGTATCAGTTATGAGTTTGCCTCTCGAGGTTGTTCACCAATTTTGTGCGTCGATGGCGATATGGGTTGTGTGAATTTCATCAAAAAAACGGCTAAAGAATTTGACTTTGACATTACGGCGATTAAAAGTGATGTATTCAAGTTTTTGGAAAAACACAAAGGCAATTACGACATTATCTTTGCCGATCCGCCTTATGGCATGTCGCAATCAGCATTCGAGCAAATCATCGAACTGATTTTTGAAAATGAATTGATGGATGAAGAAGGCATGCTTGTCGTTGAACATTCGAAATACACCAAATTAGACCATATGGCGAATTATTCGTTCCAAAAAAACTATGGTGGTTCGGTATTTACTTTCTTCGAATTTGAAGGCGATGATGAAGAATCGGAAGATATTGAAGATGAAGATTAA
- a CDS encoding histidine phosphatase family protein gives MKQLILVRHAKSSWDAPLHDFDRPLTGRGIQDAHLVSSNISNHLPKTFLVWSSAAKRAAETAMIFAQNLSFPIESVIFKEELYTFDDRKLEQIIKSCSNQCDHLIVFGHNEAITNFVNKFGNIMIDNVSTSGFVAIVFDSVSWNNIEKGTTKKVVFPRDLK, from the coding sequence ATGAAACAATTAATATTGGTTAGACATGCAAAATCCAGTTGGGACGCGCCTCTACATGATTTTGATAGGCCATTAACGGGTAGAGGTATTCAAGATGCTCATTTGGTATCTTCGAATATCAGCAATCATCTTCCTAAAACTTTTTTAGTATGGAGTAGTGCTGCCAAACGAGCCGCTGAAACCGCTATGATATTTGCACAGAACTTGTCATTTCCTATAGAAAGTGTCATTTTTAAAGAAGAATTGTACACTTTCGATGACAGAAAATTAGAACAAATTATAAAATCATGCTCTAATCAATGTGACCATTTAATTGTTTTCGGACATAATGAGGCTATTACGAATTTTGTCAATAAATTTGGAAATATTATGATTGATAATGTTTCCACTTCCGGTTTTGTTGCTATTGTATTTGATAGTGTAAGCTGGAATAACATCGAAAAAGGCACTACTAAAAAAGTTGTTTTCCCCAGAGATTTGAAATAA
- the ppk1 gene encoding polyphosphate kinase 1, with product MSTENSFRYIDREKSWLAFNARVLQEAADESVPLLERLRFIGIFSNNLDEFFRVRFAAVRRLSLSGVSGEKILGGISAQQLVKEITEIVIKQQAESLRVLTNIEKELVKQNIIIINEEEVTGEHENFVKDFFIQKVSPELVTIILNDLAEFPLLKDASGYLAVKLVMKVEQKPKMLGWVKPKPEIRYAIIEIPKNTNRIVELPDKDGKQYLMLLDDVIRYNLSSIFNIFEYESISAHMIKITRDAQLDIDSDMSKSMLEKIASSVKDRRIGEPVRFVYDQSIEKDTLKFFLNKLEIEKSDGIIPGGRYHNRRDYMNFPNLGRFDLLYQPKAPLPVEGLSLDGSILNKIAKKDYLINAPFQSFSYLIKFLREAALDPKVTNIKITLYRLAKNSQIISSLINAAKNGKKVTVQIELQARFDEASNISYAEQMQQEGIELIFGIKGLKVHSKICVIDRVEDGKVKRYGFISTGNFNETTAKIYTDLTLFTSHQQILKDVSKIFDFFDVNYRIHRYKHLIVSPHYTRSKFYKLIDREINNAITGRPAYINLKMNSLSDYPIIDKLYEASNAGVKIKLQVRGICSLIPGVKGMSENIEAISIVDYLLEHTRSYIFCNDDNPEVYISSADFMTRNLDGRVEVTCPIYDEEIKKQIIDTFNVGWKGNVKARFHSEKFENKYRVRKDGEAIFRAQFETYNYYRDRLDFCEIKTNKQSNKL from the coding sequence ATGAGCACAGAAAATAGTTTTCGATATATAGATAGAGAAAAGAGTTGGTTGGCATTCAACGCCAGAGTATTACAAGAAGCGGCAGATGAATCCGTTCCTTTATTAGAAAGACTTAGGTTTATCGGTATTTTTTCCAATAATTTAGACGAATTTTTCCGCGTGCGATTCGCCGCTGTTCGCCGTTTGAGTTTATCCGGTGTTTCAGGCGAAAAGATATTAGGCGGGATTTCAGCCCAACAACTCGTTAAAGAAATTACCGAAATTGTAATCAAACAACAAGCAGAAAGTTTAAGAGTACTTACCAATATTGAAAAAGAATTGGTCAAGCAAAACATCATTATTATCAATGAAGAGGAAGTTACCGGCGAACATGAAAATTTTGTGAAAGATTTTTTTATCCAAAAAGTCAGTCCTGAATTGGTGACAATTATCTTAAATGACTTAGCAGAATTCCCTTTGTTAAAAGATGCTTCGGGTTATTTGGCTGTTAAATTAGTAATGAAAGTCGAGCAAAAACCAAAGATGCTCGGTTGGGTAAAACCCAAACCCGAAATCAGATACGCTATCATTGAAATTCCGAAAAACACAAACAGAATAGTGGAACTTCCGGACAAAGACGGTAAACAATATCTGATGTTGTTGGATGATGTTATTCGTTATAACTTGAGCAGTATATTTAATATTTTCGAATACGAAAGTATCTCAGCACACATGATTAAAATCACTCGTGATGCGCAACTCGATATTGACAGTGATATGAGCAAAAGTATGCTCGAAAAGATTGCCTCTTCGGTAAAAGACCGCAGAATCGGTGAACCGGTACGTTTTGTATATGACCAATCCATTGAAAAAGACACGCTTAAATTTTTCCTGAATAAACTCGAAATCGAAAAGTCCGATGGTATAATTCCCGGCGGAAGATACCACAACCGTCGCGACTATATGAACTTCCCAAACTTAGGGAGATTTGATTTGTTATACCAACCTAAAGCACCACTTCCGGTAGAAGGTTTGTCACTCGATGGTAGTATTTTGAATAAAATTGCCAAAAAAGATTACCTGATTAACGCACCATTTCAGTCATTTTCTTATTTGATTAAATTCCTTCGCGAAGCCGCATTGGATCCCAAAGTAACCAACATTAAAATTACTTTATACCGTTTGGCCAAAAACTCTCAAATCATCAGTTCGCTGATCAATGCTGCTAAAAACGGAAAGAAAGTTACGGTTCAAATTGAGTTACAAGCCCGATTCGATGAAGCCAGTAATATTTCTTATGCCGAACAAATGCAACAGGAAGGAATCGAATTGATTTTTGGAATCAAAGGTTTAAAAGTGCATAGTAAAATCTGCGTCATCGATAGAGTAGAAGACGGAAAAGTGAAACGTTATGGCTTTATTTCGACAGGAAATTTCAACGAAACTACGGCCAAAATTTATACCGATTTGACTTTGTTTACCAGTCACCAACAAATATTAAAGGACGTTTCTAAAATATTCGATTTCTTTGATGTCAATTATCGAATTCACCGATACAAACACCTGATTGTTTCACCTCATTATACACGATCCAAGTTTTATAAATTGATTGACCGCGAAATCAATAATGCCATAACCGGCCGTCCGGCTTATATTAATTTAAAGATGAACAGTCTTTCCGATTATCCAATTATTGACAAATTATATGAAGCGAGTAATGCTGGTGTAAAAATCAAATTGCAAGTTCGAGGCATTTGTTCGTTAATTCCCGGTGTGAAAGGCATGAGTGAAAATATTGAAGCGATTAGTATAGTAGATTATCTTTTGGAACATACGCGTTCATATATTTTCTGCAATGACGACAATCCGGAAGTCTACATTTCTTCTGCCGATTTTATGACCAGAAACCTTGATGGTCGTGTAGAAGTAACGTGTCCTATTTATGATGAAGAAATCAAAAAGCAGATAATCGATACATTTAATGTAGGTTGGAAAGGAAATGTAAAAGCCCGATTCCATTCTGAAAAATTTGAAAATAAATACAGAGTTCGCAAAGATGGAGAAGCAATTTTCCGTGCCCAATTTGAAACCTATAATTACTATCGTGACCGATTGGATTTTTGTGAAATCAAAACAAATAAACAAAGCAATAAGTTATAA
- a CDS encoding response regulator transcription factor, with product MKKILLAEDDIDFAHVLKQYLEIHQFQVYWAKDGEEAWQVFQKETFVICIFDVMMPKMDGFTLAEKCINHNPDIPFLFLTARNQSEDKIKGLKLGADDYIIKPFEADELVLRLNNILKRTSKDAFVKSNTNEIQIGNYVFHTYRLELKLGNKVQQLTERDAALITFLFQNKNQLLKRDQILQAVWKTDDYFSGRSMDVYISKLRKYFAEDANISIESVRSIGLEFKVKS from the coding sequence ATGAAAAAAATACTTTTAGCCGAAGATGATATTGATTTTGCCCATGTGTTGAAACAATATTTAGAGATACATCAATTTCAAGTTTATTGGGCCAAAGATGGCGAAGAAGCGTGGCAAGTGTTCCAAAAAGAAACTTTTGTCATTTGCATTTTTGATGTGATGATGCCCAAGATGGACGGCTTTACTTTAGCCGAAAAATGCATTAATCACAATCCAGATATTCCGTTTTTGTTCTTAACCGCTCGAAACCAAAGCGAAGACAAAATCAAAGGCCTAAAACTCGGTGCCGATGACTATATCATCAAACCTTTTGAAGCCGATGAATTGGTATTGCGGTTGAACAATATTTTAAAAAGAACTTCCAAAGATGCTTTTGTTAAATCCAATACCAATGAGATTCAAATTGGAAATTATGTTTTTCACACTTACCGTTTAGAATTAAAATTGGGAAATAAAGTCCAGCAACTTACCGAAAGAGACGCAGCATTGATTACTTTTTTATTCCAAAATAAAAACCAATTACTGAAACGCGATCAAATATTACAAGCCGTTTGGAAAACCGATGACTATTTCTCCGGAAGAAGTATGGATGTTTACATCAGTAAGCTTCGAAAATATTTTGCTGAAGATGCCAATATTTCTATTGAAAGTGTGAGAAGTATTGGGTTAGAGTTTAAAGTGAAATCATAA
- a CDS encoding DNA polymerase III subunit gamma/tau: MAEAHKSVVKDTVHLPNEPFTETEMLEQWLKYAQRMEDKGFRIIASLLTINDPILDGTMIIHELPNESSKIDFEKEKPEILGYLRGKLHNHDLTITVKVNETLVVKRAFTNQDKYNRLVEINPNLELLKKMFDLDV; this comes from the coding sequence ATGGCCGAAGCCCATAAATCTGTTGTAAAAGACACGGTTCATTTGCCGAACGAACCTTTTACCGAAACCGAGATGTTGGAACAATGGTTGAAATATGCCCAACGGATGGAAGACAAAGGGTTTCGTATCATTGCTTCGTTGTTAACCATTAACGACCCAATTCTTGACGGCACGATGATCATTCATGAATTGCCGAATGAGAGTTCAAAAATAGATTTTGAAAAAGAAAAACCTGAAATTTTAGGTTATTTACGTGGTAAACTTCACAACCACGACCTTACCATTACTGTAAAAGTCAACGAAACTTTGGTGGTAAAAAGAGCTTTTACCAATCAAGACAAATACAACCGCTTGGTAGAAATCAACCCGAATTTAGAGTTATTGAAAAAGATGTTTGATTTGGATGTTTAA
- the dnaX gene encoding DNA polymerase III subunit gamma/tau, whose protein sequence is MEQFVVSARKYRPQTFKDVVGQQAITNTLLNAIENNHLASALLFTGPRGVGKTTCARILARKINQPGYDDPFEDFAFNVFELDAASNNSVDDIRNLIDQVRIPPQTGQYKVYIIDEVHMLSSAAFNAFLKTLEEPPKHAIFILATTEKHKIIPTILSRCQIFDFKRITVKDAKEHLAEVATSQGVVFEDDALHIIAQKADGAMRDALSIFDRVVSFCGNNLTRQAVTENLNVLDYETYINITDLILEHKIPEVLLAYNDILSKGFDGHHFIAGLASHFRDLLVAQNPATLTLLEMGEAAQKLYGQQSQKATQEFLLKGINLANDCDLKYKVSQNQRLLVELTLMQISSITFDGEKKKLTL, encoded by the coding sequence ATGGAACAATTTGTAGTATCAGCCCGAAAGTATCGTCCCCAAACGTTTAAAGACGTTGTTGGACAACAGGCTATTACCAATACTTTACTCAATGCCATAGAAAACAATCACTTGGCTTCTGCCCTATTGTTTACCGGACCAAGAGGTGTTGGAAAAACTACTTGTGCGCGTATTTTGGCCAGAAAGATCAACCAACCCGGTTACGACGATCCGTTTGAAGATTTTGCATTTAATGTCTTCGAATTGGATGCTGCTTCGAACAACTCTGTGGATGACATCAGAAATCTGATTGACCAAGTTAGAATCCCGCCACAAACCGGACAATATAAAGTGTATATCATTGACGAGGTGCACATGTTGTCTTCGGCAGCGTTTAATGCGTTTCTGAAAACGTTGGAAGAACCGCCAAAGCACGCGATATTCATTTTGGCCACAACCGAAAAACATAAAATCATTCCGACTATATTGTCGCGTTGTCAAATATTTGACTTTAAACGCATTACCGTAAAAGACGCTAAAGAACATTTGGCAGAAGTAGCGACTAGTCAAGGTGTGGTTTTTGAAGACGACGCTTTGCACATTATTGCTCAAAAAGCTGATGGTGCGATGCGTGATGCTTTGTCGATTTTTGACCGCGTGGTTTCTTTTTGCGGCAACAATTTGACCCGTCAAGCGGTGACAGAAAACTTAAACGTTTTGGATTACGAGACATATATCAACATCACCGATTTGATTTTGGAGCATAAAATTCCGGAAGTCTTGTTGGCTTATAATGATATTTTGTCTAAAGGTTTTGACGGACACCATTTTATTGCCGGATTGGCTTCGCATTTCAGAGATTTATTAGTTGCCCAAAACCCTGCGACACTTACTTTATTAGAAATGGGTGAAGCGGCACAAAAACTTTACGGACAACAATCACAAAAAGCAACACAAGAATTTTTACTTAAAGGAATCAACTTGGCGAATGATTGTGATTTAAAATACAAAGTTTCCCAAAACCAACGCTTGTTGGTTGAACTCACGCTGATGCAAATAAGCTCTATCACTTTTGATGGAGAAAAAAAAAAGTTGACTTTATAA
- a CDS encoding FAD-binding oxidoreductase has protein sequence MNAHIVKVLEAKFITHDVKKFVVEKPEGFDFIPGQATELSINLPEWKDQLRPFTFTNLRESKQLEFMIKIYNNQNGVTKELGRTNAGDELILHDVFGAIQYKGPGVFIAAGSGITPFISIFRELYKHNLINGNRLIYVNKTSEDIIMGQELFRMLKKNFINVLTRENTIGFIGKRIDRNFLIEHIVNFSQHFYVCGPEDFVRDINKHLIDLGAEANTLVFEK, from the coding sequence ATGAACGCCCATATTGTAAAAGTACTCGAAGCCAAATTCATCACCCATGATGTCAAAAAATTTGTCGTGGAAAAACCGGAGGGTTTTGATTTTATTCCCGGACAAGCAACGGAATTGTCTATCAATCTTCCGGAGTGGAAAGATCAATTAAGACCTTTCACTTTTACCAACCTAAGAGAGTCAAAACAACTTGAGTTCATGATTAAAATTTACAACAATCAAAATGGTGTAACGAAAGAGCTCGGGCGAACCAATGCCGGTGATGAACTGATTTTACACGATGTTTTCGGTGCCATTCAGTACAAAGGACCGGGAGTTTTTATAGCAGCCGGTTCGGGAATTACACCTTTTATTTCAATATTTCGAGAGTTATACAAACACAATTTAATTAATGGTAATCGACTTATTTATGTCAATAAAACTTCCGAAGACATCATCATGGGACAGGAATTGTTCAGAATGTTGAAGAAAAATTTCATCAATGTCTTAACCAGGGAAAATACGATTGGTTTTATCGGAAAACGTATTGATCGCAATTTTTTGATTGAACACATTGTCAATTTCAGTCAACATTTCTACGTTTGTGGACCTGAGGATTTTGTGCGCGACATCAATAAACACTTAATTGATTTGGGTGCCGAAGCCAATACTTTAGTTTTTGAAAAGTAA
- a CDS encoding sensor histidine kinase KdpD produces MNIILLILKNHSNVVKQKINLLIGFSTIVLLVLCAIQIYLVKTTYDYKVEQFHAEVKDKIGNITNNYTDLDSSIFFKKEILYKSIAEKFIKDKSYRNQVKADLLANEYRNVLTNRLRQKLSQEFKDNEVTFAVVVNKFIVFDNATKTDTIFSENPTIQNAVYGNLTSLEDAFMVRNYVGTTSGFKNDNYKLLTEDCLYVSVANWEQIILSRMTTILILSILSMLVLVTLFVIAIKALIQQKKVSDVKTDFINNITHELKTPLTTLSVSTKMLAREDVKENETVFKAILETVNRQNIRLQNIIDQVMSNSLGFEEIELQKEKVKTTTLLQTIIADFNLAYPNVQILHDFNVTEVTLNLDKFHLTTAINNVLENAVKYGCQNITIVTSQENDQFNISIQDDGIGIAKTKQPLLFEKFYRVEQGNLHNTKGLGLGLYYVDQIIKAHQGSIKVVSELGKGAAFTISIPAV; encoded by the coding sequence TTGAACATAATTCTCTTAATTTTGAAAAATCATTCCAATGTTGTGAAGCAAAAAATAAATTTATTAATCGGGTTTTCTACCATAGTATTATTGGTGCTTTGCGCTATTCAAATCTATTTGGTTAAAACAACTTATGATTATAAAGTCGAGCAGTTTCACGCTGAAGTCAAAGACAAAATCGGGAACATTACCAATAATTACACTGACCTTGACTCAAGTATTTTCTTCAAAAAAGAAATCCTTTATAAAAGCATCGCCGAAAAATTTATCAAAGACAAAAGCTATAGAAATCAAGTCAAAGCCGATTTATTAGCCAATGAATATCGCAATGTTTTGACCAATCGCTTGCGCCAGAAACTGAGCCAAGAATTTAAAGACAACGAAGTTACTTTTGCGGTTGTCGTCAATAAGTTCATCGTTTTTGATAACGCTACCAAAACCGATACGATTTTTTCCGAAAATCCAACAATTCAAAATGCGGTTTATGGCAATTTGACATCACTAGAAGATGCTTTTATGGTTCGGAATTATGTGGGTACAACCAGCGGTTTTAAAAATGACAACTATAAATTATTAACCGAAGATTGTTTGTATGTTTCGGTAGCCAATTGGGAACAAATCATTTTGAGCCGAATGACTACGATACTGATTTTGTCAATTCTTTCGATGTTGGTTTTGGTAACCTTATTCGTAATCGCCATCAAAGCCTTGATTCAACAGAAAAAAGTAAGCGATGTCAAAACCGATTTCATCAACAACATCACGCATGAATTGAAAACACCGTTAACAACTTTAAGCGTTTCGACCAAAATGTTAGCGCGTGAAGATGTGAAAGAAAACGAAACGGTTTTCAAGGCTATTCTTGAGACGGTAAATCGCCAAAATATTCGTTTGCAAAATATCATCGACCAAGTAATGAGCAATTCGCTGGGTTTTGAGGAAATTGAATTGCAAAAAGAAAAGGTAAAAACGACTACTTTATTGCAAACTATTATTGCCGATTTTAATTTGGCTTACCCAAATGTTCAGATTTTGCATGATTTTAACGTGACTGAAGTTACGCTCAATTTAGATAAATTCCATTTGACGACCGCTATCAATAATGTGTTGGAAAATGCCGTTAAATATGGTTGCCAAAATATCACTATCGTGACTTCCCAAGAAAATGACCAATTTAACATCAGTATTCAGGATGATGGTATTGGCATTGCGAAAACCAAACAACCGTTACTTTTCGAAAAATTTTATCGTGTTGAACAAGGCAATCTCCATAACACCAAAGGTCTTGGTCTTGGCCTGTATTATGTTGACCAAATTATCAAAGCACACCAAGGTTCTATAAAAGTGGTGAGCGAATTGGGTAAAGGCGCAGCGTTCACCATTAGTATTCCTGCAGTTTAA
- a CDS encoding rod shape-determining protein translates to MISIKKYAAIDIGSNAMRLLITNIVEQKDKETQFNKSALIRVPIRLGQDAFTVGEISEDNIDRMVDAMKAFKLLMKVYKVEKYKACATSAMREAYNGKEVANTIREKCDIDIDIIDGKIEATIIASSDLHSFLKTDQTYLYVDVGGGSTEFSLFSDGKMVASKSFKIGTVRMLNNMVSDIVWEEIEKWIKANTAEYENVILIGSGGNINKLFKLSGKMQDKPLSYLYLNSQYQYLNSLTYEQRIAELALNTDRADVIIPATRVYLNAMKWSGARQLFVPKIGLADGIVKAMYQGTL, encoded by the coding sequence ATGATATCCATTAAAAAATATGCAGCCATTGATATTGGTTCCAATGCCATGCGATTGCTCATTACCAATATTGTTGAACAAAAAGACAAAGAAACGCAATTCAATAAAAGTGCCTTGATTCGGGTGCCCATTCGTCTAGGGCAAGATGCTTTTACGGTAGGCGAAATTTCAGAAGATAATATTGATAGAATGGTGGATGCCATGAAAGCATTCAAACTATTGATGAAAGTGTACAAGGTTGAAAAATACAAAGCTTGCGCCACTTCAGCAATGCGAGAAGCTTACAATGGGAAAGAAGTTGCAAACACCATTCGTGAAAAATGCGACATTGATATTGATATTATCGATGGTAAAATTGAAGCTACCATCATCGCTTCATCCGATTTACATAGTTTCCTTAAAACAGATCAAACCTATTTATATGTAGATGTAGGTGGCGGAAGTACTGAATTCTCTTTGTTTAGTGATGGTAAAATGGTCGCGTCCAAATCTTTTAAAATTGGTACCGTTCGCATGCTGAACAATATGGTAAGCGATATCGTTTGGGAAGAAATCGAAAAATGGATTAAAGCCAACACCGCCGAATACGAAAATGTAATCCTCATCGGTTCCGGCGGTAACATTAATAAGTTGTTCAAATTGTCGGGCAAAATGCAAGACAAACCGTTGTCTTATTTATATTTAAATTCTCAATACCAATACTTGAATTCGCTAACCTACGAACAAAGAATTGCAGAATTAGCTTTAAATACCGACCGTGCCGATGTAATCATTCCGGCGACGCGTGTGTATTTGAATGCGATGAAATGGAGTGGCGCACGTCAGTTGTTTGTGCCAAAAATTGGTTTAGCTGATGGAATTGTAAAAGCGATGTATCAAGGAACGCTTTAA
- a CDS encoding outer membrane beta-barrel family protein, which yields MYKICLLLALLIAQFALAQEKTQQEKPKELEEVVIEKETKTFTNKNGNIKVDVANSIYNSVPNTLDLLARLPKIQISPDKESISIVGKGSPLLYIDNQKADMNDLNSLAVEDIKTIEIINNPSSKYEANGRAVILITRKFSKKEGYKVVVSETASFKKYFNNYSGINGNVKSGKLEFKANFNYNQLKVWESNGNDFTMPDFGIQSDYLVTAVTKRPQFIFGGGVFYKINEDDYLSGNFSRRSQDDIFDIVTHTFNQDQNGINEINTLSNNDEYRNFTNSFLNYNHKFKGLDVVLFSGFQYSSFNQKMKSAISNDYNDTGFELEQYRNQMFGIDVFSGRIDLEKKFKNDMKLELGGLYLQANADTDFEVENINLPSSVNSIYHFKEKNIAAYTQFSGSYKKVNYTIGLRAENTIAKGKYATESSLSIDKDYINLFPKAQLEIAIDSSNSISMNYAKSITRPNFSATSQTTIYINPYLVWCDNINLDPTLSDEISIGYQYKDKSIKVAYFRTTNPVYYSTSYNETQNLLTFISTNFEKETNFNIELTLPFKYKFWTNTNVLSLSQNKVEDKSAVVNESEPNLYFYTNHVFTLPKKIDLSINAWGLTKQKLGIYEGNALFVVNAAVSKTFFKQLDCTLSWDDIFRKMNFKNEFTINNVSAKGKYYTDSRAISLAVKYSFGKIKKSEFKEKSIDENSGRIR from the coding sequence ATGTACAAAATCTGTTTATTATTAGCCCTATTAATTGCCCAATTCGCTTTGGCACAAGAAAAAACACAGCAAGAAAAACCCAAAGAACTGGAAGAAGTTGTAATAGAAAAGGAAACCAAAACCTTTACCAACAAAAACGGAAACATCAAAGTGGACGTCGCTAATTCTATTTATAATTCAGTGCCCAACACGCTTGATTTGTTGGCGAGATTACCCAAAATCCAAATTAGTCCTGATAAAGAAAGCATTTCTATAGTTGGAAAAGGCAGTCCGTTATTGTATATCGACAACCAAAAAGCTGACATGAATGATTTGAATTCGTTAGCGGTCGAAGACATCAAAACCATTGAAATCATCAACAATCCATCTTCAAAATATGAAGCCAATGGCAGAGCAGTAATTCTGATTACTCGAAAGTTCAGCAAAAAAGAAGGCTATAAAGTGGTGGTTTCAGAAACTGCTTCTTTCAAAAAATACTTTAATAATTATTCGGGAATAAATGGCAATGTAAAATCGGGTAAATTAGAGTTTAAAGCCAATTTCAATTACAATCAACTCAAAGTCTGGGAAAGCAACGGCAATGATTTTACGATGCCTGATTTTGGTATCCAATCGGATTATTTAGTGACTGCGGTAACCAAAAGACCTCAGTTTATCTTTGGCGGCGGCGTTTTTTATAAAATAAATGAAGACGATTATCTTTCGGGAAACTTTAGTCGAAGAAGTCAAGACGATATTTTTGACATTGTAACGCATACATTTAACCAAGACCAAAATGGAATTAATGAGATCAATACCTTGAGCAATAATGATGAATATCGAAATTTCACGAACAGCTTTTTAAACTACAATCATAAATTTAAAGGTTTGGATGTTGTACTGTTTTCAGGGTTTCAATATTCAAGTTTTAATCAAAAAATGAAGAGTGCGATTTCCAATGATTACAATGATACCGGATTTGAATTGGAACAATACCGAAACCAGATGTTTGGCATTGACGTTTTTTCGGGCCGAATTGATTTGGAGAAAAAGTTCAAAAACGACATGAAGTTAGAACTTGGAGGCCTTTATTTGCAGGCCAATGCGGATACTGATTTTGAAGTTGAAAATATTAATCTGCCAAGCTCTGTAAATTCTATTTATCATTTTAAAGAAAAGAACATAGCGGCTTATACCCAATTTTCCGGCAGTTATAAAAAAGTAAATTATACAATAGGACTTAGAGCAGAAAATACGATAGCTAAAGGGAAATATGCCACAGAAAGCAGTTTGTCTATTGATAAAGATTACATCAATCTTTTTCCAAAAGCACAATTAGAGATAGCAATCGACAGCAGTAACTCCATAAGTATGAATTACGCCAAAAGTATCACGCGGCCTAACTTTTCGGCTACAAGTCAGACAACAATTTATATCAATCCGTATTTAGTTTGGTGTGACAATATCAACTTAGATCCAACGTTGTCTGATGAAATTTCGATAGGCTATCAATACAAAGACAAATCAATTAAAGTGGCTTATTTTAGAACAACCAATCCGGTTTACTACAGTACCTCTTATAATGAGACGCAAAATCTGTTGACTTTTATCTCAACCAATTTTGAGAAGGAAACAAACTTCAATATCGAATTGACGCTTCCTTTTAAATATAAATTTTGGACCAATACCAATGTGTTGAGTTTAAGTCAAAATAAAGTTGAAGATAAATCGGCTGTTGTAAACGAATCAGAACCGAATTTGTATTTTTATACCAATCATGTTTTTACGTTGCCAAAAAAAATAGACCTGTCAATTAATGCTTGGGGTTTGACCAAACAAAAGTTGGGTATTTATGAAGGAAACGCTCTTTTTGTAGTAAACGCAGCGGTTTCCAAAACTTTTTTCAAACAGTTGGATTGTACTTTGAGTTGGGATGACATTTTTAGAAAGATGAATTTTAAAAATGAATTCACCATCAATAATGTTTCTGCCAAAGGAAAGTATTACACCGATTCGCGTGCCATTTCTTTAGCAGTTAAATATTCTTTTGGAAAAATAAAAAAATCAGAATTCAAAGAGAAAAGTATAGACGAAAACTCGGGAAGAATTAGGTAA